AGGCTTATATCGGAGCGGCACACCGCAGACGAACTGGGCGTATACTTGACGAACCTCTTAAAGACGGTGAATGTTCACTTGAACTCCTTTGACGGGGCGATTCTCTCCAGCGTTGTGCCCTCCCTCGATATTCCATGGAGGGATGGGGTGAGGCGCTACCTTGGCTTGGAGTGCATGACGGTTTCGACGGATTTGGACTTGGGTATAGAGGTGCTCTACGGAGCGCCGAAAGAGGTTGGAGCAGACCGCTTGGTCAACGCGGTGGCCGGCGTGGCGCGTTACGGCTCTCCGCTCATCATCGTTGATTTCGGCACGGCCATCACTCTCGATTACGTGGGACTCGGAGGAAAATATATGGGAGGGGCGATAGCGCCTGGGCTCGAAGTGAGCATGGAGGCTCTCTTCGGTCGCACGGCCAAGTTGCCGCGCATAGCTTTGGATGCCCCGCCGCCCAGTGTCGTGGGGAAAAACACGGTGGATTCCATAAAATCGGGCATACTCTTTGGCTATGCGGGGTTGGTGGATGCGCTCGTGGAGCGCATTTGGGACGAGTTGGGAGAAGGGGCGAAAGTCATAGGGACAGGCGGCCACGCACATTTGATCGCCATGC
Above is a window of Acetomicrobium sp. S15 = DSM 107314 DNA encoding:
- a CDS encoding type III pantothenate kinase; translation: MSDIVSGIAKDENTKSKDATSRVLVLDVGNTNTVIGVYKGDELLGHWRLISERHTADELGVYLTNLLKTVNVHLNSFDGAILSSVVPSLDIPWRDGVRRYLGLECMTVSTDLDLGIEVLYGAPKEVGADRLVNAVAGVARYGSPLIIVDFGTAITLDYVGLGGKYMGGAIAPGLEVSMEALFGRTAKLPRIALDAPPPSVVGKNTVDSIKSGILFGYAGLVDALVERIWDELGEGAKVIGTGGHAHLIAMHSKYMKLVEPWLTLEGLKLIYERNAPGISAS